GGGGCTAACTGCAGGTCAGCTTCCTGCAACTCGTCATCATTGTTCAATACAAACAGGTAAAATGCCTTCGCTTCTTTATTCAGTGCACATACATAATCCATATTGGGATTGCTTAAGGAAACCAGTTTTTCCATTAAGGCAAGATTACCCTGCTGGTCAAATATTTTTCCTTCCTGAAACCCGAACGTTTTGTGCGGACCAACCTTCGGCGCAAGAAATCCTGAAGGAAAATCAATCCGCCCTTCAGAACGCAGGGAAATCTCTGCCATCAGATAGTCGGTAATCCAGCCGATCTGCCACCAGGCATGATGAGGAAAAGGTCCTGCGCCCTTGTTCATGGCACTCCAGTAATAGGAGGCTACCCCCGTGGCCGGATCTACAAAAGCATCCTTGCTCAAAGCCGCAGTTCTGGCCATCTTGAGGTATAAAGAGTCCTTTGTCAGCTGAAACAACCTTACAAACATGCCGGCATGACTGGCCAGTAAAATTGGTCCGCTTGGATTGGCTGAGCCTAAAGTCCCGCCATGTTCAAAGCTTAAGCCCACCTGGCTCAACTGCCAGTCCTTAAGCAGCCTGGCTCCGTTTTTTTTCTCTTTCAGGTTAGGGATTGGATGGGAATAAACAGAGGTGGTATAGAATTGCGCAGTTTTAACAGCAGCCTGTTTAAACCTTGGTTCCTTTGTGAGCTCATAAAGGTCCAGCATTGCCTGTGCACTTTGTCCGGTTGCAAAATCAGGTGCAAACCTGGCATCTCCGCAAACCCCTAAAAAGTAGCCCCTTTCTACGGCATTTTTGATAAACCAGTCGGCCGCCTTTACAGCTGCATCCAGGTATTTTTTATCACCCAGGCTCCGGTAGGCAACAAGCAATCCATAAAAAGTAGGCCTGTAATCTTTCAGGTCTTCAAACATTGGCTGTTGCGTATTGTTGTTATAGGCTACCTCCCAATAACCTTCAGGCTTCATTTTGTCCAGCAGCCAGTCGGCCGCCAAACGGATTCCCGATTTGAGTTCCTTATTGTCCGGCTCAAACAGGTGTACATTACCCATGTCCAGCAGCATGTAATAGGTAGTTGCTATCGGCTCGGTATAAGGCCCCCATTCTTCGGTAAAGCGTTTAGAACGGTAGAGGTAATATTGCCCTGCAGCGGCCCCATTAAAGAACCCGCCTGTGGTATGCTGCTGGGCCAGTTTGAAATTCATTGCATCTTTAAGCCTTTTATGTACAAGGATTGGGTCCTGGGTCATATTGGCCAGCATCCACATGGCTCCATAGTCTGCATTTTTTACCGCATCTTTTTCCGATTCATAGACTCCGCCCAGGTACTCCTGTGCGCCAATGGTGCGTCCCTTATAGTCGAAAGTGCGCCAGCGCGATGTGCTGTCCTTTTTCACATAATCTAAAAGCTGCTCCAGGCGGGCAGATAAGGACTGGCTGGTCTGTTTCAAGTGCAGCAGCTCATCAAAGCGGTATACATTATTTACAACGTGCTGGTATACCGGGTACCAGTCTGAATTATTAATGGTGTACCGGAAAGCAAAAGAGATGCGCTCCCCCTTTTTCAGGTAAGATTTTTGCTGCCCCAGTACCGGATGGTACAAAGTAGGGCTCAGTTGGTTTTGCCTGTTGATGAGCGACAGGCCGAGCAGCCAGTTCGATTGCGTAGATTTATCATATTCCCAGGGGTCTCTTGCTGTTCCGGGTTCTGCCGTTACTGCCAATGTAATCCCTTCTTTATTGGTCAGCATAGCTGTAAGCGCAGCAGCCGTTCTTTCTCTAACCACCACAGGTTGATCCGGAATGCCATGGCCGTAGGCATAAGCATCCGTAAAATTGCTATTGATGCTGTTGCCCTGAAATACTCCGGGAATACAGCCCCATTCAAAGCGGCTTTTGTCGTTTGTGTTTAGTGCCGGACTGGCCAGTGAATAATAACCTTCCTTAGTGGCTGTTAAATTGATGGAAACCCGAAGGTCATTTTTATATACCGGATCCAGTTGCCATGTGGCCTCTATAGTGGCCACATCTGTTTTTTGCTGAAAGACCAGGGCCTTGCCAGCCTTTTTATATCCCTGAGGGTAAAATGAAATGGCCTGTCCCTCTTTGTTCATGGAAACCGCAGAAGTATTGGCTTTCCAGGTCGGAATGATGTAGCGGTACTCCGTTTCGGGGAAGTTCAGTGCTTTCCCGTTTTTATCCTTCAGTTCCGAATCCATTTTAGGCTGCGTGGCACTGTAGAGTAAGGTGTATTGTCCGAGCACGCCAGGCAAGGCCTGCCATCCTTTCTGTCCTTTCACCGATAGCTGCTTGATTTGATAGCCCTTACCGGTATCTTCCCAGTTCAGGCGTAATGCCTGATTGGTCAGTGCCGCATGCTGGCCAAAACTACTTCCTGCAAAAGCAAGCAGCATCATTATTACACAGTTCAGTCTCATTGGGTAATGTTTAATTCTATTTCTTTTACAACAGTTGCCGATCGCTCCAGGTTGGCATTGCTGGCCACAAACGTGATCTTGTAAACACCAGCCTTGGTGTATACCCGACTGTATTCTGTCAGTTTTTGCGAGATATTTTTGATCGGTTCACCCACATCCGGTGTGGTACTGTTGGGGTTAAACTGCCTGGTTACCACCCAGTCGTCATCCAGCTCAGTACTGTTCCTTACGGTAAGCAGCTGGGCAGAAGTAATGCTCCAGTTGGTGGCCGGGCCGCTAAAGTTAAAGGCTGTCCAGCCCGCATTGGCCATATTGGCCAGTACTGATTCTTCGCCCTGCTGGTTGGTGCTCTTCAGGTCAAAAGAACGGATTACCCAGCGGTTTTGCTGGGCTTCGGGCTTAATCACACTGGTCTTATACACTAAAGCCAGCGCCATACTTTTATTGCGGGCCGCGAAACTGCTCAGGTCAATATTCCCTGATGAGGTCTGGTCCAGGCCCGAAGAAAGTACCGCTTTACTGGTAAGGTCTTCCCAGGTTGCCGCCTTTACATTTGTTGCATCGTATTTTCCATTGAAGTCTGTCGATATATAAAGTTTGATGACCGATTGATCGATGGGCGTTAACCCAAATTGGGCAAAAGTCTTAAAATTAAGGGAAATTGCATTTCCCTCTATTGCGGTTCTTGTCCGGAACTCATATTTACGGCCTGCTTCGCCCGACCAGAAAACGAGGTGCTCTGGTTTTCCCTTGATGGTAAAGCGAACAGACTCGCCAACTTTATAACTGGCTTTTTCCAGTTCTACAGAAAAATCATCCGGAGCTGTCAGTTCATAGGTTTTCTGGCAGGAAGCCATAAAAAATAATACACCAGCCGCAATTAATAGCTTTTTCATTTGATACAATTTTAGGGTTACCATCCTGTGTTTTGTTTGATATTAGGGTTAACGGCCAGTTCACTGTTTGGAATCGGGAACAGCACAGCACGATCTGTTACGCGTTGTGCCTGTGCTATAGCAGCGTCTTTTAGGGCTGCAGGCATATTGGCCTGGTACTCTCTTACCTGGGCCTGCATCACAGTTGGGTAAATCCCCCACCTCACCAGGTCGTGCTTACGGAGGCCTTCAAAAGCCAGTTCGCGCAGCCGCTCGTTCCTGATCAGGTCCAGAAAATCGGGCTGAGATAAATTTGCTGGCGCATCGGCCTGCACATCAGGTACCAGTACGTCCTTGCCATAGCCCCTCCGTCTTACGGCATTGATGGCTTTGTAGGCTTCGGCCGAAGGGCCGCTGTTTACATAATTATCGGCTTCGGCATACATCAGCAATACATCAGCATATCTTAATAATGGCCAGTTGGTAGCATTGTAACTTTGGTCTCTTGGCAAATTCAACTCATATTCTCGTCTCCATTTCCCGTTACTTCTGTCGTAGATCTGGTCTGCTGCCCAATTGGTCTTTACCGCTGTGGTACCTGTAGTTACATACCTGAACGGGGCAACCGTCCAGTCCTTTCTCTGGTCGCCATTTGCATAGGCATTGTAAAGCTTGGCGGTAGCATGCACATAATCGTAGCCATAGCCAATATCAATGATTCCGCAGGTGATGCCGTTATAGCTGCCAATCATGCCGCCTTCCTGTATTTCGCCTTTGTTCTGGCCCTTAAATTCTACTTCCCACAGATTCTCTCTGGTGTCAAATATTTCCTGAACGTGGTTAATGTAAATCTGCTTGAAATCGGGATTTAGCCCGTGTAAACCAGATTGCATTACCTTTTCTGCATAGGCTTTTGCATCGGCATATTTTGCCACATCATTCAGGGGGAAGCCTGCCATGGTCAGGTAAACCCTTGCCAATACACCCTGTACCGTTGTTTTTGTAATGCGTGTATTGTAACCATAGTCGGCAACCGATTTCACCATCCCTTCAGCCAGTTTCATATCGGCTACAATGCGCTCGTAAATATCCTTTACAGGTGTGGCAGGAAGCGGTGGCTCTTCCGGTGTTTTGGTAGATTCCAGTTTCAAAGGAACCGCACCGAACTCATCCGTAAGCAAAAAGTAGTAATAAGCTCTTAAGAAAAGCGCCTGGCCCTTTATTTCGTTGCGTTTTTCCTCACTTACCTTAACCGCTTTATCCATGTTGTCCAGTAACATATTTGCACGCTCAATGCCGGTATAAATAGATTCCCAGTGCCGGTTTACTTCGAGAGTGGAAGCATCCACAATGTTGGCGTTAATTCCTGAAGTCTGGTTTTTCATGAAAAACTCGTCACTAAAAACCATGTAGCAGGACATGCCCTGCCCATACACCCTGTTGTCGCCCAAACGGTCGTATACTCCGGCCAATGCAGATTGAAGGTCACTTTCTGTATTGTAATAATTTACTGGTGATACAAAGTCCTGCGGAGTGGTATCCAGGATCTTTGAACATGAGCTGACAAGTAATGCGAGTACTATACCGATATAAAATAAAGTCGTTTTCATTTTTAAAAACATTTATCGTTAAAAAGTTAGGTTCATACCAAAGGTGATGGTGCGCGCCCTTGGATATGGGCTCCAGTCGAAACCAGGTGTAAGCGCAGAATGCCGTACCGAAACCTCCGGATCCAGCCCCGAATAATTCGTCCAGGTTGCCAGGTTTTGTGCCGAAACATGAATGCGGGCCGAGGTTATCTTCAGTCTCTTTATCAGTTCCGGAGCAATATTATAGCCGAGTGAAACTGTTTTCAAACGCAGAAAAGATCCATCTTCAATATTCCTGTCCGAGAAGACGTTGGGGCCATAACCACCAGCTACCGGTAAATCGGTATGCTGATTTTCCATGGACCATCTGTTCTCGTAGGTTTTAAACATATTCAGGCTTTGCCTGGCTTCTGCACCTTCAAACACAATGCGGTTCGCATTTAAGATCTCATTGCCATACGACCACTGTAAAAAAACATTGAGGTCGAACTGGCCGTACCTGATATTATTGCTGAAACCCCCAATGTGTTTTGGGTTAGGGTTACCAACTATGGTCTGGTCATTTGCATCTACCACCCCGTCGCCATTGATGTCTTTATATTTAATAAAGCCCGGTTTAATTAAAGAGCGTGCACTACCATTATTTGGAACATCAGCTTTCAGTTCATAGCTGCCATTAGCCAATACATTGAAATCACTTAAAGGATATACGCCGTCAAAAACATAGCCATAGAACAAGGCCACCTGGCGCCCCGGTAAGGCAATATAAGGTAAGGAGTTGTTAAAATTACCATTCCAGTTCGAAACACGCGTAATCAGGCTGGGCTGATCGCCATTCAATTCTTCGATTCTATTGTTATTAAACGCAATGTTAAAATTAGAGGTCCAGTTGAAGTTTTTGGTAGTCAGGTTGACGGTATTCAATGTCAACTCAAGCCCCTTGTTAACCACAACCCCTATATTTTTAAATGCAGTAAGATACCCGGTTGAAGTAGGTAATGAAGCGTTTAGCAATAAATCTGTGGTTCTTTTGTAATAATAATCGGTAGTTAAGCTGATGCGTTGATTAAAGAAACTCAGGTCTAGGCCAAGGTCAAGGTTTCCGGTCCGCTCCCATTTAAGGTTCTCATTTCCTACACCAACAGGCACAGTACCTTTAATGTATTGCCCGTTAAAATAATAACCGCTTTTGGTATTACCGGTATTGGCACCTACTTCCTGATCTAAAACACTCAGGTAGGCAAAATCATTTACACGGTTGTTCCCGGTAATGCCATAAGAAGTCCGCAGTTTAGCCGAAGAAATGGCTTTAATGGATTTCATAAATTTTTCTTCCCCGATATTCCAGGCAAAAGCACCAGAAGGGAAATAGCCTATCCGCTTGCCAGGGGCAAACTTTGAAGACCCATCGCTGCGAAAGGAAGCGGTAAACAGGTAGCGCGAATTAAATGTATAATTTACCCTGCCCAGCAACGATACCAGGGTAGCGTAAGAAGCCGAAGTTGTTTTGGAAAGGATAGTTCCCTGGTCGAGCCCTTTTACACCCAATACTTCATTTGGCAAAAGAATAGACACAAAACCATCCCCCTCCATGCTATTTCTCTGCATGGTAAAACCGCCCACCACGTCTAACCGGTGCTTTTTGTTAAATGTCCTGTTAAACGTAAGCAGGTTCTCGTTCAGTAAGCTGCGGATATTCTGATTTTCAAGAGAACCATTGAGCCCGTAGGTAGCCCCATAAACCGTCCGTGGATTCCCTGCCGCTGTATTGGAGTTGTTGAAACGCTCGAAAGTCAGACGGGTATCCGTCAGGCCGCCACTCATCCTGAATTTGAAATACTTCAGGAAAGCATACTCTACAAAGGCATTGGCAGTAAGCGACTTGTTAAACGCGTACATATACATGTTATTGGAGTTTACGATCGGGTTGATCCTTAAGTCAGTATTACCGGCCACGTCGTCGTCAAACGGCTGGTCAATGAAATCTTCATCATTTACATTGCCCGTTACCGGTCTGTATCCCCAGGTACTGTACAACAAATACGAGCTGGCATTTCCGGCCGAACTGCTGTTCAGATTATCGCTGGTTAAATTGGCGATCTGGCCTCTTTTAATACCATAGGTATAATTGGTATTCAGGCCTACCCTGAAATTTTTCCCCAAACGCTGATCTATCTGGAACCGCCCCTGGTACCTTTTGTATCCGCCATTGATTACAATTCCATTCTGATCTAAATAGGAGCTGCTTACCGAATACTTTGTGGCAGCGCTTCCTCCCCTCATTGAGAAATTGTGACTTTGCATAAATGCATTCTGCATTACGCGGTCCTGCCAGTTGATTCCCTGCTCATCGCGGTAGGCATCCAGAGTTTTGCCATCTTTAAGGTACAAAGCAGTAGCCGAATTTTTGTTCAGTTCCAGCTGGTACTTTACAAACTCATAAGGGCTCATTACCGCTATCTGTTTCACCGGGTACTGGTAACCCAGCCAGTTGTTATAGCTAACCACCGGCGGACCGGCCTTACCTTCCTTGGTTTTGATCATGATGACCCCATTGGCTCCTCTTGCGCCATAAATTGCGGTAGAGGAGGCGTCTTTCAGGATATCTATGGATTCGATGTCCTCCGGATTAATGGTGTTGTTATCTGGATTTTCTACAGGAAAGCCATCAATCACATACAGTGGCGAGTTGGATTGGGTAATTGAATTTCCGCCCCGGATGGTAATGTTGCTGATGCTACCCGGCTGCCCGTCTGCGGACCCCACCTGAACGCCCGCTACCCTTCCAGCTAAAGCATCTTCAAAGGAAACCACAGGAGCCTTTTCCATATCTTTAATACTAACCGAACCTACCGAACCGGTAAGATCCTTTCGCCTAACTTCACCATAGCCAATGATGACAACATCATTCAAGGTCTGGTTGCTTGCTTCCAGCTGTATTTTATATTGATTCTGACTGGTGATCACTACCGTCTTGCTGGTATAGCCGATCATAGCGCATATCAGCAGATCACTTTCCTTTGCATTGGAAAGGCTAAAACGTCCTTGTCCATCTGTTACTCCCGAGGCCGTTTTCCCCCGGATGCTCACGACTACACCTGGCAGCGGCTTCCCGTTTTCTTCTGTAACCGTTCCGGTAATGGTTTTTACCACCTGGGCCAGACTGGCCAGCGGGACAAGCAATACCAATAACATCGTTAAGTGTAAGTTTGGTTTCATATTTATTTATATTTGGTTGTATTGTTTCGAGTGTTATTCCCACTGCTCAAACCTTGTCCAGAATTTAACACATTCTTCCTGTAAACCGGAACTGGCGCATTAAACTACCTGCTTCTGTTCCTGCAAGAATTGAACGTTTTTGTTTTTAGTCTGGTCTGTACTGGTTTGCTTAGCAAATATAAAGCAATTTATTTCTATTAAAAAAATAAAAAATGATAAAAAGGCCATAATCATTAAAATAGGGGGATTAATCGAAAAATATTGGTAGGCTGGTTTGGTTTGTATGGTCTAATAATTACATTTGCTGAAACATTATAACTAATGAGCTCCGAAAATACACAGCAAAAAGGTATTCAGGGTAAGATGAAATACCAGCAGCTTGCCGATCACATCATGTCGCTGATTGAAATTGACCAGCTCCATATCGGAGACCAGCTGCCATCTTTAAAGCAATTGCAGCAACAGTTAAAAATGAGCAAGGAAACTTTGCTTAAAGGCTTGAATGAACTTGTAGAAAAAGGTATTGTCGAGTCAGTTTACAGGAAAGGCTATTATGTACGTAAAAAGGCCATACACCATTCTTTTCGTGTCTTCCTGCTGCTCGACAAAATGAACATTTTGCGTGAACAGTTCTACCGTACCCTTTTTAACCAACTCGAAAACCGGGCCGATATCGATATTTATTTCCATCACCATAACTACCAGGTATTCGAAAAGCTGATCAAAGAAAACCTGGGAGCATATACCCATTATGTTGTGGCAACTTTCTTAAAAGAAAATGTAGCACCCCTGCTGAACCTGATCCCTGATAAAAAAAGAATCATTATTGATTTAAACGAGCAGGGCCTTTCCGGTAATTACAGCAGCATTTATCAGGATTATGGGCACGATATATACCATAGTCTGCATAAGCTAAAAGACGAACTTAAAAAATATGACCGCCTTATATTGGTAGCGCATCCTGAAGCCGTACATGCCAGGCTGGTGATCGAAGGCTTCCTGCATTATTGTACCGAAATTGAACATCCTTACCTTATCCAGTCTGAAATTGATGAAAAAACCTTTCAGAAAGGCAATGCCTATGTAACCTTCAGCAGGTACGATACCGATGATGTGATGCTGATTAAGCTGGCCCGCAAAAAAAAGCTTAAGCTGGGGAAGGATGTAGGGCTCATTTCCTATAATGACACTTTGGTAAAAGAGGTGCTGGAAGATGGCATTACTGTGATTTCAACAGATTTTGAAGCCATGGGCAAAACAGTGGCCCAGGCCATTCTGGAAGAAAAGACCGTTACCAGAAGAAATCCTACAAAAGTGATCAAACGGCATTCGCTTTAATTCCTGCAAGCACCTTAAGCCTGTTTTTGTGCCGGCCACTAGGGCTGATTTGGGCATAATGTGGATTTTTTCTACACTTATGTATTTGTTTTTTATAATTAAAATGCTGATTTCTAGTTGTTAATGATTTTTCTTTTGTTTTGGCATTGTTATGAAACCTA
This window of the Pedobacter africanus genome carries:
- a CDS encoding RagB/SusD family nutrient uptake outer membrane protein; translation: MKTTLFYIGIVLALLVSSCSKILDTTPQDFVSPVNYYNTESDLQSALAGVYDRLGDNRVYGQGMSCYMVFSDEFFMKNQTSGINANIVDASTLEVNRHWESIYTGIERANMLLDNMDKAVKVSEEKRNEIKGQALFLRAYYYFLLTDEFGAVPLKLESTKTPEEPPLPATPVKDIYERIVADMKLAEGMVKSVADYGYNTRITKTTVQGVLARVYLTMAGFPLNDVAKYADAKAYAEKVMQSGLHGLNPDFKQIYINHVQEIFDTRENLWEVEFKGQNKGEIQEGGMIGSYNGITCGIIDIGYGYDYVHATAKLYNAYANGDQRKDWTVAPFRYVTTGTTAVKTNWAADQIYDRSNGKWRREYELNLPRDQSYNATNWPLLRYADVLLMYAEADNYVNSGPSAEAYKAINAVRRRGYGKDVLVPDVQADAPANLSQPDFLDLIRNERLRELAFEGLRKHDLVRWGIYPTVMQAQVREYQANMPAALKDAAIAQAQRVTDRAVLFPIPNSELAVNPNIKQNTGW
- a CDS encoding DUF5017 domain-containing protein, encoding MKKLLIAAGVLFFMASCQKTYELTAPDDFSVELEKASYKVGESVRFTIKGKPEHLVFWSGEAGRKYEFRTRTAIEGNAISLNFKTFAQFGLTPIDQSVIKLYISTDFNGKYDATNVKAATWEDLTSKAVLSSGLDQTSSGNIDLSSFAARNKSMALALVYKTSVIKPEAQQNRWVIRSFDLKSTNQQGEESVLANMANAGWTAFNFSGPATNWSITSAQLLTVRNSTELDDDWVVTRQFNPNSTTPDVGEPIKNISQKLTEYSRVYTKAGVYKITFVASNANLERSATVVKEIELNITQ
- a CDS encoding GntR family transcriptional regulator; its protein translation is MSSENTQQKGIQGKMKYQQLADHIMSLIEIDQLHIGDQLPSLKQLQQQLKMSKETLLKGLNELVEKGIVESVYRKGYYVRKKAIHHSFRVFLLLDKMNILREQFYRTLFNQLENRADIDIYFHHHNYQVFEKLIKENLGAYTHYVVATFLKENVAPLLNLIPDKKRIIIDLNEQGLSGNYSSIYQDYGHDIYHSLHKLKDELKKYDRLILVAHPEAVHARLVIEGFLHYCTEIEHPYLIQSEIDEKTFQKGNAYVTFSRYDTDDVMLIKLARKKKLKLGKDVGLISYNDTLVKEVLEDGITVISTDFEAMGKTVAQAILEEKTVTRRNPTKVIKRHSL
- a CDS encoding glycoside hydrolase family protein, with product MRLNCVIMMLLAFAGSSFGQHAALTNQALRLNWEDTGKGYQIKQLSVKGQKGWQALPGVLGQYTLLYSATQPKMDSELKDKNGKALNFPETEYRYIIPTWKANTSAVSMNKEGQAISFYPQGYKKAGKALVFQQKTDVATIEATWQLDPVYKNDLRVSINLTATKEGYYSLASPALNTNDKSRFEWGCIPGVFQGNSINSNFTDAYAYGHGIPDQPVVVRERTAAALTAMLTNKEGITLAVTAEPGTARDPWEYDKSTQSNWLLGLSLINRQNQLSPTLYHPVLGQQKSYLKKGERISFAFRYTINNSDWYPVYQHVVNNVYRFDELLHLKQTSQSLSARLEQLLDYVKKDSTSRWRTFDYKGRTIGAQEYLGGVYESEKDAVKNADYGAMWMLANMTQDPILVHKRLKDAMNFKLAQQHTTGGFFNGAAAGQYYLYRSKRFTEEWGPYTEPIATTYYMLLDMGNVHLFEPDNKELKSGIRLAADWLLDKMKPEGYWEVAYNNNTQQPMFEDLKDYRPTFYGLLVAYRSLGDKKYLDAAVKAADWFIKNAVERGYFLGVCGDARFAPDFATGQSAQAMLDLYELTKEPRFKQAAVKTAQFYTTSVYSHPIPNLKEKKNGARLLKDWQLSQVGLSFEHGGTLGSANPSGPILLASHAGMFVRLFQLTKDSLYLKMARTAALSKDAFVDPATGVASYYWSAMNKGAGPFPHHAWWQIGWITDYLMAEISLRSEGRIDFPSGFLAPKVGPHKTFGFQEGKIFDQQGNLALMEKLVSLSNPNMDYVCALNKEAKAFYLFVLNNDDELQEADLQLAPSHFIPGHSLDQKSVECFSASGLKVPFSAGGKIKIKPYGLQVYVFKYK
- a CDS encoding SusC/RagA family TonB-linked outer membrane protein yields the protein MKPNLHLTMLLVLLVPLASLAQVVKTITGTVTEENGKPLPGVVVSIRGKTASGVTDGQGRFSLSNAKESDLLICAMIGYTSKTVVITSQNQYKIQLEASNQTLNDVVIIGYGEVRRKDLTGSVGSVSIKDMEKAPVVSFEDALAGRVAGVQVGSADGQPGSISNITIRGGNSITQSNSPLYVIDGFPVENPDNNTINPEDIESIDILKDASSTAIYGARGANGVIMIKTKEGKAGPPVVSYNNWLGYQYPVKQIAVMSPYEFVKYQLELNKNSATALYLKDGKTLDAYRDEQGINWQDRVMQNAFMQSHNFSMRGGSAATKYSVSSSYLDQNGIVINGGYKRYQGRFQIDQRLGKNFRVGLNTNYTYGIKRGQIANLTSDNLNSSSAGNASSYLLYSTWGYRPVTGNVNDEDFIDQPFDDDVAGNTDLRINPIVNSNNMYMYAFNKSLTANAFVEYAFLKYFKFRMSGGLTDTRLTFERFNNSNTAAGNPRTVYGATYGLNGSLENQNIRSLLNENLLTFNRTFNKKHRLDVVGGFTMQRNSMEGDGFVSILLPNEVLGVKGLDQGTILSKTTSASYATLVSLLGRVNYTFNSRYLFTASFRSDGSSKFAPGKRIGYFPSGAFAWNIGEEKFMKSIKAISSAKLRTSYGITGNNRVNDFAYLSVLDQEVGANTGNTKSGYYFNGQYIKGTVPVGVGNENLKWERTGNLDLGLDLSFFNQRISLTTDYYYKRTTDLLLNASLPTSTGYLTAFKNIGVVVNKGLELTLNTVNLTTKNFNWTSNFNIAFNNNRIEELNGDQPSLITRVSNWNGNFNNSLPYIALPGRQVALFYGYVFDGVYPLSDFNVLANGSYELKADVPNNGSARSLIKPGFIKYKDINGDGVVDANDQTIVGNPNPKHIGGFSNNIRYGQFDLNVFLQWSYGNEILNANRIVFEGAEARQSLNMFKTYENRWSMENQHTDLPVAGGYGPNVFSDRNIEDGSFLRLKTVSLGYNIAPELIKRLKITSARIHVSAQNLATWTNYSGLDPEVSVRHSALTPGFDWSPYPRARTITFGMNLTF